One region of Dysidea avara chromosome 1, odDysAvar1.4, whole genome shotgun sequence genomic DNA includes:
- the LOC136236189 gene encoding uncharacterized protein, which produces MTEWRVVNVTVNNNNSGSGNVGQSTTTTSSLSGSSGTNNQLEILPPNPTTTALLQAYLTLNSITRTSSDNRVPNSTVSVSHSAVTKSLSDAQSVQSSPVNNKYDFCVKVINPDKKSEFSTYVLRDVVREKMNTPENFRKELNKQFGDKLISPKLDFPVGYMKSGAKVSIRISADLDDIWRSVTKGDLLTLWCHGISNELSSSSESDTEVKSVHKRKRSKLTAFEEKNKQVDKLVASLCEKHNERFTCIQYRLWAEMLDVGSHRSTDGPPGIPAFGNRGKRALPAQDTRSQEPEQTPSLYWNLRIRRH; this is translated from the exons ATGACTGAGTGGAGGGTTGTAAATGTGActgttaacaataataatagtgGAAGTGGTAATGTTGGGCAAAGCACAACCACCACAAGCTCCTTATCGGGTAGTTCTGGGACCAACAATCAACTTGAGATTCTGCCACCAAACCCTACAACAACTGCGTTGTTACAAGCGTATCTTACTCTGAACAGTATAACAAGGACCAGTAGTGATAACCGTGTACCCAATTCTACAGTTTCCGTAAGTCACTCAGCTGTAACAAAATCTTTAAGTGATGCACAATCTGTTCAGTCGAGTCCAGTTAATAATAAATATGACTTTTGTGTCAAGGTGATCAACCCAGACAAGAAAAGTGAATTCAGTACTTATGTACTAAGAGATGTGGTAAGAGAAAAGATGAATACCCCAGAGAACTTCAGAAAAGAACTGAATAAGCAATTTGGTGATAAATTGATTTCACCAAAGTTGGATTTTCCAGTGGGTTATATGAAAAGTGGGGCCAAGGTATCCATTAGAATATCAGCAGATCTTGACGATATATGGAGAAGTGTAACCAAAGGTGACCTGTTAACCTTATGGTGCCATGGAATCAGTAATGAATTGTCATCAAGTAGTGAGAGCGATACAGAAGTTAAGTCTGTGCATAAACGTAAGAGAAGCAAGTTAACAGCTTTTGAAGAGAAAAATAAGCAAGTGGATAAACTTGTTGCTTCACTTTGTGAAAAGCATAATGAAAGAtttacatgcatacagtatCGCCTATGGGCCGAAATGCTTGATGTTGGAAGCCATAG ATCTACAGATGGTCCACCTGGAATCCCAGCCTTTGGTAATCGTGGAAAGCGAGCATTGCCTGCACAGGATACAAGATCGCAAGAACCTGAACAGACACCAAGTTTGTATTGGAACTTAAGGATTCGGCGGCATTGA